From the Papaver somniferum cultivar HN1 chromosome 2, ASM357369v1, whole genome shotgun sequence genome, the window TGTAGGTTTAAAACAGAACATGATTGTCCTTGGTTTGTGTATGCTAGCAAGAAAGAGGGTGAGAAGACTTTTGTTCTTAGGAAAGTGAATTTGGAACATAAGTGTGAAGGGGATCCCCAAAATAGGAATAGATCTGTTGATCCTCATTTTGTAAAGGATTTTGTTCTTGATCAGATGAAGAATAAGCCTAAAAAAGTTGTTCCAGACCCTTATAAAATCAAGGAAGACTTCTTAGCTGAAAAGAGAGTAAATATACCATATCAGTGTGCATGGAAGGCTAGGAATCTAGTTTTAGAGTCATTATATGGGAACTATAAAGAAAGTTACAATGAAGTACCAGCATTCTGCAAGATGTTTACAAAATGCAATGATGGGTCTGTTGCTAAGTTCACTTTTGACACAGTGAATAACACCTTTGAAAGCATGACACTCTCATTTGAACCTGCAATGAGGGGTTGGCGAAAAGCATGCAGGGGAGTTATAGGGCTTGATGCCTGCCATCTAACAGGGGAATATGGGGGAGGATTGATGGCTGCAACTGCACTTGATGGACAGAATGGGTTAGTAATGTTAGGAATTATGGTATGCAGAGCTGAAACAAAGGAAaattggatcatttttttgaagcatttgaagGATGCAATATTAGCACATCCAGTGAAAGTGGCTTTCATTTCAGATAGGCAAAAAGGTTTATTGGAAGCTGTTGGTATAGTGTTCCCTGGCCATCACCACAGATACTGTTGGAGGTAACTTTCTTGTCTAactttgtttcttgtttcttttgtttgtcaGATCAGATAAAGTCCTTATGTTAATTGCAATGTGTTAAAATGCAGACATTTATACAAAAATTTCAAGAAGGATTACAAGGGTCTTGAATTATACAGTTCTTTATGGAATGCAGCAAAAGCATACAAAGAAAAGCATTTTCAGGTTTGACAGTTCACAACAGTTCTTTGTTATTGGTTTTATGCACTATTTGACAGTCAAGTTAGCTAGTTTTTGATTGGCTGTGCAGGAACATTTTGACAATATTGTGAAACAGAGTGCTGCAGCTGGTGCTTATCTCAGTAGAGAAGATCCTGCTACATGGTCCAGGGCCTTTTTTAACCCTATTCACTGTTGTGAACatatgaacaacaatttttcagaGTCTTTTAACAATATGATCAACAAGATGAGAAATAAACCAATTATAATGATAGGAATAATGTATGCTAACTTAGTGATGGGTACATGGTACAATAGGAGGACTGAATCTGCATCATACCATTACatggtatatatttgcacctggaATAAATCCAAGGACATACCTTTGGATCATGAATTCCCTGTGCACAGATAGAACATCAAAATTGATGCCAACTTGAGTGTGGTTAGTTGAGTTTTTCTAACATACTCTTGAGTGGTGTGGGAGGTGTGAGCTGTGATAAGTTCACATGGAGAAAATCTAGGAGAAAAACCCTTTCCTTGATTTTTCTTATGGGATTTCAACGTAGAATCACACGTAGTAAGGTAAGGTATATGTCTCCACAAGAGCATTTCATTTGGCTCAAAGTTACCACACCTAACGGGTAGTTGCAATGGATCATCGAATTGTATGGTCCTATTTTTTAATATTTGTGCTAATGTATTTTGTTTTTATGGAGTATCCATTTTTCCAGACTCATATGTTGTCATTACCAGTCTTTTTTTGCTCTTAAACACAAgcacaaaaatcaaaatcatcttTAAACCCAAAACAAGTTCAATGCTAATAGAGGTACCAATTTGCTTGAGGAGCATAAGATTCCATATAACAAATTGCATTCTTTATCTCTTCATCGACGAGTTGAATTGCATTTTGAAGTTCTCTAGCTTCATTGTCAGCTTCTTCTTCCATCGTTATCACAGTTGGATCTAACTCTCCAACGTCATCTCATAACGAATTCAAATCCGACGTAATACGATCAATCCGTACTTTTTTGTGCAATTCGGTTATACCGTCCGGCACTATGTGTATCACTATTTAAGATACCACGTATTAGTTTGACAGtcaatatttaagaaaataaaataaaataaaatgaaaagaagTAAGTTACAGCCAAACTTACTGGTAATGGAACCTCCTGTGTCAGGATCAGTTTTCTTTGCCCCCTGCATTGCCTGCATTAATACAAACGCATATGCATCTTTTGAGGAGAACCCATTTTCAATtgatacatcatttttttttaatgtatcATCTTTTGTAGCTGCCGAAGAAAAATGTTTTAACACATTATATGCTTCATCTTCACCACTACCAGCACATATAAAACCAACTTTTCCAAGTCTTTTTTTTAGACCAGAACACGAGCCTTTGCACGTGCTTATGTCGGTAATCTTAAAATGGCGATGTCTATGAACATAGTACATTTTAGGAATAGCTGATCATTTTCTCCCCTTCACAAGAAATCACATTTTTCTTAACTTAGTAGATATATGAGAAGATATGAGTTAAAAGTAAATTGAAACTAAAAATATAATATGTGAGAAGATTActgttggaacaaaggagaatatttggtttctctatttatgattggcttacactgcaagaaaatattctctagatatgttgttatctatacgaatatgtggcatgtataggatatatatatacacttctTGTAAAACTTtcattgataataagaaaccctaatcattcttctcccgtggacgtaggctatagccgaaccacgttaaactgtgtttcttctttaatctgttttagttaactgcataacatcttatgcagatccaatattgactgcataacatcttatgcataccaacatggtatcaggggatcgttaacgatcctggCCGTTTCTCTGTAATCAAGTTTCGTTTCTCCGTTTGTTTACTATGGCACAAtcagattataatactagtttgcgtttaACCTCTGTCTTGCTGAATGATGTCAATTATGTCAGCTGGTCTAGGGCTGCTGCTCTTGCTCTTGGGGGTAAAAGAAAGTCTGGGTATATTGGTGAGAATAGTACTTGTCCAGATGCTAAAGATCCAAAGTATGAAGATTGGATTGCTGATGATCAACTGGTTCGCACGTGGCTTCTCCAGTCGTTGGAACCACATATTTCGGAAATTTTTTCGTTTTCAGAATctgcaaaggatttgtggaaGTCTGTTGCTAGTCTGTATGGCTTACGGAATAATGCTGCTCGGGTGTTTGAGCTGAAGCGTGAGATTGCTGAGGCTGCACAAGGTACGAAAATTTTTACTGAgcattttggttatttaaaaagGAAGTGGGATGAACTGGATACATATCGTCCTCATACAACTGATGCCAAAATTCTCTTGAAGAGGGTTGAGGAGGATAAATTTTGATGTGCTCAGTAGCCTCACATCAGAGTATGAATCTCTTAGAAGCACTATTCTCATGAGTGCTGAATTGCCAAGTTGTCTAGTGTCTGTGCGACTGTGCACGTGAAGAGACACGCAAGAAAGTTATGAATCCTGTTTCTA encodes:
- the LOC113352051 gene encoding uncharacterized protein LOC113352051 — encoded protein: MDDFDDDFGQYMKGEHDVDLFPEEEVFTPVDPSKMEVKTRFANKEAFKKHLRGYCVLNKCQYILDRSAPSRIKAECRFKTEHDCPWFVYASKKEGEKTFVLRKVNLEHKCEGDPQNRNRSVDPHFVKDFVLDQMKNKPKKVVPDPYKIKEDFLAEKRVNIPYQCAWKARNLVLESLYGNYKESYNEVPAFCKMFTKCNDGSVAKFTFDTVNNTFESMTLSFEPAMRGWRKACRGVIGLDACHLTGEYGGGLMAATALDGQNGLVMLGIMVCRAETKENWIIFLKHLKDAILAHPVKVAFISDRQKGLLEAVGIVFPGHHHRYCWRHLYKNFKKDYKGLELYSSLWNAAKAYKEKHFQEHFDNIVKQSAAAGAYLSREDPATWSRAFFNPIHCCEHMNNNFSESFNNMINKMRNKPIIMIGIMYANLVMGTWYNRRTESASYHYMVYICTWNKSKDIPLDHEFPVHR